The genomic region TACCGTAAATACACACAGAGGCAACGGATAAATGACTGCATTAAAGTAGTATCTCTGGCCCGTGTTTCCCAACCAAAACAAGGATCTTAGCACTCGGGAATGTTTGATTCAGGTGTTTTGCCtgtgttttaattatttgtcaAAACGTTGCAGGTTCTTAAAGTTccctaaataaaaaatgtctttCTTTCCATTTTGTGCATCTTAGAAATGCTGAATCCAGAAAAGTAGTAATTTCTTGGCGTAACCTAGACGACATTAAAGAAAAGACGGCATATTTAACAGTCCATTTTTGTTTTCAAActcattttttatatattctaaAAATGGTTTCAGATGCTGGCAGATCTTTTATTCATTATGTCCATGTTTCTAACCACAGTGCAAAGACCCTTCGGGGAATCAAGAGCCAGATCTGTACAACAGTTTAAGAATACAATGAAGCGTTGTATCCGTATTAAAATGGGAGGTCTGCAGTGGGAGCTTAGCTGTACAAAGACGACTTATATAGGAAACATTTGTTACTGTATGAAAATAGATGTCTGCTGCGGATTTGGTTTCACAAATCCCTTTTAACGATATGAGCTACTTTATCTAGTCGAAAGAAATTAAATAAAgtgacaacaacaataatcaaaGCTTATGACACACAATAATGAGGCCATGGTCTCAAGAATCACTTCTGATGTGATGTTGTAGGTCAACTTCCTGCAATGCACATGTACTGTGTAACTGTATAATGCATGTGAATGAATAGTTTAACATTTGTGTCTATTTTAAAATGATGGCAGTGTTTAGTTTGTTGACCTCATAATTGATATGAAAGCCAGATTTGACAAATAAGGTGCAAAAAAAAGGTCGCATTGACTCACTTTCATTATTTTTGCCCAGGTGTGTTGATAAAGAAAGTACGGTAAATGCATTATTTTCTAATCTGTGTGGATTTTAAGTCGGAAACATCAATTTTGATTGATTTTAATTGAGTATTCCTCACCCAGAACGCAAACATGTTGGACGTTACAAGGGAATGTAAATGTCGTACTTCTCAAATAGTCTGCCGTTTTACCGGTGTCAGATACAACTTCCCGGTATCTTTATCTTGTCCAGTGTCTAAGTTCACAGCGTTTATTAACTAAATCAGAAGTACATGTATCCTGACTTGACACCCAAGTCCCTGAATGGAGGTGTCAATGAGTGGTTCGCTAGCTTTTCATTTGCTCTTTGGAACATTTGGGTTTTAACTCGTTTTAAATAAGATGACTAACAACATGACTAATCTCATTCATTGTCAATCACTGGCTCTGATTTGTCTGCAGCCAGCTGCCACATTTCAGTGTCTGGAAAGTATATTGACCCTCAGCCGATCGGACAGTCTGACGCTGGGGACATGTTGTTTAGCCGAATGTATCCAAATGGAATAATGGCCCCTGATATTTACAGTATAAGCTATAAACTCCCGACACCAGGAACTCACATTGTGGAATCCCCTCGTTTCACAGTACATTGAACTGCTCACTGAATGTTTGACCCACACTACCACAGGAGAAAATATTTGGGATAAATCAGTTGCATTGTTTGGTTTTTTTTGATAATAAAAAGACGGAATAGTTGGCAGGAAATCAACAAAGAGGATTATTACTACAATGGCTGCCACTGTATATGTACGATTTGTAGCTTGAAATGTTCGCCCGATAAAAGACGTTTTCCTTTAACTACAGCGATTATCATCAATAGTGAATACCAATAACATTATagtcataataaaaaaaatctaaacaATGACAGAGGAACAACTAATAACAATGTAACTTCCcctgtaaaataaaaaataatccaATCCAAAAATTGTAAGCCAAGAGCGCCTAGTGCAGTCACTAATGTACTGTAAACTGGTCTAGGACAGagaaagatagatagagagatagatatagatagacTGATTAGCTACTACTGTACAGTACGCCACAGACAACACACTCAAGGGTCAACCTCCACACTTCAAATCCTTTCAGATACCTCTGTCTTtgagcaggagcgggtttcctGATGCGTTCAGTGCTCGTTTCTCTTTGACCCATCGGTCATTGCTATGGAAGATGGGGAGAAGTGTGCTAAGGTGCAAAAACTTTGCGTTTGTTTGTGGTTGTTGGCAATCATGGCTGTGACTATTCTACATTTGGATTTTTTACTGGGAATTCTGTGCAGTGGTATAATCTATTGTAGCACAGAAACAAATCTAGAGGATGTATGAGATTGAGACACTTCAAAGCCACATTTATCTAATTGTGCATTGGGTTAAACggatgttttttaattaatgATGCTGTACCCACTCCATGTTCTACTTCATCTCAACTGGATAAATAAAATCTAAATTACCCAATGGCACTTGCCCTCGGATAAGTGCACCCAGTTCATTGTATCACAGTCACACAGTTGTTATATTTTCAAAGAAcatgaacaaaaacaaaaaacgtttGTTGGTTATCTGTGATCTCTTGGTTAATCATTTTCCATTCGGTGGTTACAAAAAGCTGTTTGATTCAAATACTCAATGACCACTTTTGTCCATTTTTAGATCCGATTTTCTGGAAAAATTAGCGTAAACAAATGTACCGGCGTATGACCAGAGGCTGGAGGTAATTTGCCACTCTGCCTTTGAACAAGTTAAGAGTGGGACATGTAGTCACGGGGAAAAAAGACCAGCACCATTAATTGTTTCAGAAATAGATTTGAAATGTGATTGCTACCCTCTTAAGAAAACCCACCGAGAGAAAACTACTTGCAAAGTATTCCTAGAAGATTTGAAAccgggggattttttttttccttaAAACCCTTATCAGTCcaccagacagacagatagacagatagacagaaaaCTAGCTAGCTTTAGAAGCATTTCAGaggacaggagaggagagcgtTCTCATAGAGAGCCTCATTCCTTTACATCATGGTCTCTACGATGGTGTGGGTGGGAGCCTTCATCAACAGGCCCTTGTTCCCGTTGGGGTCCAGAGGGTAGGAGAGCTCCTTGAGGCCACGGTGGTCTGCGGGGCGGGAGCTGGCCCCCCCGCGAATCGGGGCTGCCACCGCTTTGATCCTCTGCAGAGAAGAAGGGAGAAGAAAGGAAGGAGGGATGAAGTACAGATATGTGAAGGAAGGGCTTTCTTTTTTAAGGTTTGTACCTACAATAAAGAATTCACAGGTGTCGTGTCAAATTCTCATATCATCATTTATTATCATATTATCACAGATAAGCATATATTATGCATTTTACTCTGAAGTTGTATCTTTTGTCTTGTATGCGAGTAACAGACATATGTTAAGGGCTGACATTCCACCGGGGGTAAAAGAGATTTGCAAATGGTTAAAGGACTGAGGGTTGTATGGTTTAATGGTGGGGGTATTTAGAAAAGCCTACGGTAGTTTATGGGTGGGACCAGTTGGCTGCTTCCTTTCATGAATGTATAGTGTGACTGTGACTGTATTCTGCGTACAGAACAAAGACTAAGTTCTTCTGTCCCTGCATTTGAGATCCATTTCACTTGTGTTTTGACTTTCTTTATTACTTTATTAAATATAACAAAAGACAAACTTTGTCAAAGAATCATTTATCAGTTTCTCTCAAGGGAATTTGAATTTCCTCCACAACAGGAATGAGCATCTATGATCTAAAATAACCTACAAAACAAAACTGAACCATAAGGTTACTCCACCCACCTCGATGAGCGGCCCGTCAGAACGGAGGATCTTGATCACAACCACCATGGGGATGCAGATCATGGAGGTCAAGGCCAGACCCCAACCAATTCCAATGGCCCATTCAGGATACTCGTAGACCTTGTTGTACGTCAGTGGCTTGTATTTGACCAAGGAGAAGATCAAGCAGCcctggagaggaagaggaacaaATAGTTTCACATAGGAGAGGAGCAGAACAGACATTACCATTCACAAATGACTATGTATTTGAAAACCCCTTTATACAGGAATTTAACTTAAAAAATACTGTTACTGCTTCTTTCTTTATCcttatttttgttattttattaacGTATGCTTGTCTCTATAATTTTCATGTTCGATTGCTCTTTACATTTTTGCCTCTGTCACTTCTGCtgtaacgcagcgtccacacggcggcgtgcgttgaagcttgccggcgggcgtgtctgaaactcgaccaagaaccaatcacatgaatctcccacccCGGAGGCccgacacacaagcacgcggtttgattggctagagcttgtactggcatatgatttgattggctgacgcttccgtcgaagcttcaaaagttgaacattgctcaacgttTGAAGCGAGCAAAGCGAACACAATGCAGTTcagcaaagcgtgacgtcaccccattcaaagtgaatgggaagaagcgttgaagcttcaacgcattcCGCCATGTGGATGGGCCGTAACGCTGTCATTTCCCCCGCTGCTAGGCtaaggatttctgattctgatttctGATCTGTACTTAGGTTTTTCAATATTCTAATTAAACTTGGGACTAATTATTTTTAACAAATCAAGACAGTCTAGTAACACATTAATATTGTGAGATGAGTGACAACTCAGTCCAGTTCATGTTCTGAAACCAGCGGAGTATTAAAGCTAACTATTCAGTAGGTAGTTAGCCGCTAGTTTGCTTGCTAGCTAGTTATGACACGCTGGTTACAGTGAAATTAGAAGAACAGCAGGCTTGTTGCCAGAGGCTGCGATCAGTGGAACTGTTGGTCTGCTGGGAACTGCGaacaaactgacttttttttcaACGTATGTGTATTCTCACCATAGAAACTTACAAccgccattttattttttaactagTCAAATGACCATTGAAAACAGTTCATTGTCTGCTTTACAAAAGttcaaagtttatttattttttggtttCTTATTTTTCCAATTGATCAGAAATCTAAATGTGCTGTACCCCAAAGGGACATAACAACAGCCTTGTTGAGTGTATATTAACTCATAATATATACTAAAGGGTGCCAATGGAGTATATATAATTACTCAATTAGTTCATTATATATTTGTTCACCTTCTTTCAAGACATTTTGATGAAACATATACAGAAGGTTGAAGCGGATGGAGATTGTATTTCAATTTACCAATTTGAAATGGTGAAATGTGTGTTGTTTAAGAAACATGCTAACATCATCATGACACGAGCACGAGATAGAGGAAGCAGAATAATGGTGGTTAAAAAAAAGAGGAATAAGAAGTCAAACTCTTTCTAAAAAGGTCTTTGGCAGACCAAACAGTTGATACTTACAATAACAACTATCTTACCATGCACAGTATAGGAGTGATATAACTCCAGCTATATTTCATCCAAGCATTTGGTCTGTAGCCCAGCATGTCCTCAAGTGCATCATAGTAATTATCAGCGCCTatgaaaacagtaaaacaccttattattagtttttgcaattCAATTCTTACTGAGTCACAGAAGGCACCACAAAAATACAAGATGATGTTCAGGCGCAGAGGTACTTCAAAATGCTTAacacaaaacataaaacatgaGGGAATGAGGGATGTCTCCTTTAAGTTGAGGTTGTTATTTATGTCAAACAGTCCAAAAAATGTTGACCTAAAGGTTCTCCTTTGTAGGCACACAgtacaatacagctttatttatagagcactttaaacctccagaacaaagtgctgtacagtcaaataaacaaaacatacaaaaaataacacagcacagctcacacaccataaaacaagtacaagtaaaaacaatagacaATTTAAAAGCAATAAAAGCAACACTTTAAAAGATGTTAAtacgctaaggagaagaggtgggttttaagaagcgatttaaaagcaggcagtgtggcggcctgtctgatgtgcaggggcagatcgttccacagtgtgggagcctgtctgatgTGCAGGGGCAGATCGTTCCACAGTGTGGGAGCCGCTACAGAGAAGCAACGGCCCCCTCTGAGCTTTGACTTTGTTCTGGGCGCATTCAGGGGCAGTTGATCCGCTGACCTGAGAGGGCGGTTGGGCGTGTAAGGGAGTAGCAGCTCAGAAAGATATGGTGGGGTCATGCCATTTAGGGATTTAAAAgcaaataaaatgattttgaaaTGAATCCTAAAATGTATTGGCAGCCAGTGGAGCGAAGCCAAAATAGGGGAAATGTGGTCATATTTCCGTGTGCCAGTTAAAAGACTTGCTGCGGCATTTTTGCACCAGCTGCAGATGAGCGAGGGAGGACCCACTGACCCCCATGTAGAGAGTGTTACAGTAATCCAGCCGAGTGGTGACAAAGGCGTGGATTACTGTCTCAAACTGCTGTCTGGAGAGAAAAGGTTTTACTTTGGCTAGCTGCCTCAGTTGCACACCATCCAGGCCTTTATGTCCTCTAGACACTTTAGCAGTGGGCTAATTGAGTAACCCTCCTTCCTTTTTAGTGGGACATACATCTGGCTATCatcagcatagcagtggaaTGTGATACCGTGCTTTTTAAGTATGGACCCAAGAGGGAGCAAATAGAGGGAGAATAGCAGGGGGCCTAAtactgagccctgtgggaccCCATACAGGAGTGGAGCAGAGGATGACTCGGAGTCACCAAGACTGACAGAGAAAGTTCTATCCTTCAGATATGACTTGAACCATTCCAGGGCTTTCCCCTCAATGCCCACCCACTGCTCCAAGCGAGAGAtcaggatgtcatggtcgactgtATCGAAAGCAGCAGTTAAGTCAATAAGTGGAAGCACAACGCAGTCCCCAGAGTCAGTAGATAAAAGGATGTCATTCAAAACTCTTAAAAgcgctgtttcagtgctgtgcataGTTTTCAAACCGGATTGGAAAACCTCCAGTATATTGTTCTCTTCCGGAAAAAACATAATTTGACTGTAGACAATCTTCTCCAGGATTTTTGGCTAACAGTAAGCTGCATCCAAAATACCATGTAAAATACTTCCCtgtaaaaatgtatatttaaaaatgtcCCAGTGCATTTCCAGCATATGCATGTGGACAAAGTGGATGCTCTTAGAGAGAGTGCAAAGACAAGCAGAGGTCTGAGTCAGTGCACGCAGACATTATAAAACAATACATGAGAGCCAATCATTTCCTGTGCACTTAAATCAActagttatttatttagtaaacaTCCTACAGTCTCACAatattttgttatatatatatatttccaaaTGCTACTCACCATAAACCCAGGCAACAGCTATACATTCAAAGAATGCCACCCATAGAAGGCACACACCGCTAGCTGCATAGTAATCAAACAGCTGGAAAACATACatgccaccctgcggagaaacaCAAATACAGGATGTTATAACACACTTTTCCAAGAGTACATTTCAGGCAATATTTTATATTGTTCAATCTCATTATCAACAGAAAACATGCTCAGGGTCCATATTGTTGTTTCTTGCGTTACATACAGTTtaaatacagctttatttagcCTTTGACATTTTTAAATGGATTTTATGCAAGTTAATTGATGTTTTAttactttttgtttgtttgtctgtctgtctttgttttaTAATGTGTTTAATGGCTCAGATTATTAGTGTTTTATCACATTCGATTTGTTGGACCCTCTGTGTTTCATAATGTGTTAAGTAGcgtttttttgtattgatttaatgtctgcattttaaaaaaggtgttttgtttttatgtaaAGGACTTTGTAACTCTTtggaaggtgctatataaaaataacatttatatttataaatatcttAACTAAATGTGAGTCTGCTACTGTTTCTGAGTGTGTATGTACACATCTGTCTTTGCTcgcgcgtgcgtgtgcgcgcgcgcgcgtgctgtgcgtgcgtgtgtgtgtgtgtgtgtgtgtgtgtgtgtgtgtgtgtgtgtgtgtgtgtgcgcacgtgtGTGTGGGTGTCCAGTGTGAGACTGTTTTAACGATCATGGGAATCCTAAAGTTGAACCAGGCCACCGGAGCCATAAAAAGATGTTGTCATGGGAATAACAGAGGGAGCGAGGGAGGCAGGAAATAGAATGACAGTGTGAGAGGGAGGATGAGGACGATAAAGGCCTTTCAATAAAGGTCATAATATTAACATTTCAGCAGCCTGAATAGATGTTTTGATATGCTTCAGTATGACTGGCCAGAAAAAACTCAAATGTAACAACTGACTGGGATTCTGTTGGGTTTTCCGTATGTGTCTTGCAAAGCCTCGGTGAGCCAGCATGCAGAATAGCAACGTTTTGGGAGATAATGACAGTTACATTTGTATTTGGCGAGTCAAAATGTCTGGAGTGAAAAGGGTCTTTTGCTACAGGGCAAGTGTTAGGAGGATCATCCATAACAATGGTGTGACTGTATACTTAATGGGGGAGCAAATGTGGAATTTTCAAGACAGATAAGGTTGAAAAACAGAGAAGGAACATGAGTGATGCAAAGAGGAAGAATATCAGCACAGGGAAAATTAACTATAGAGAAAGTGCAGATGCGAATGAGAGGACATGAAGGAAAGACATGATGAGAAGAATAGACATGAATAGGAAAAAGATATTTGGAAAAGCTGGGTCTAATAATACAGGAAGGGAAGTTCTCATGACTTGGCAGTATAAATAGCCCTCTGTCACCCCCCCAGGGACTGACACTAATAGCTGTATGAACGCTGTTGTTCCTGGTGTATTCATCAGGGGTTAGAGCTCGGAATAAAGTCAGCAGCCATAGTGTTTATATACGATTCTCAAAATGTGCTGTGTGCATGTTTAAACTTGATCATTACTGTGAGTGTGGTGGACAAATGTATCCAAAATAGCCATTTCCCTAACTGTTGATTGACTTTTGCACGGTTACATAAATGCTGGTCTCTTTTGTTGGCAGTTTTTTTTACCTTGGTAACCATGGTGAGTCCAAACAGGTAGCTGATGCTGCAGATGATAGCGATGAAGATCTCTCTGCGGTAACCCTTCCTTAGGAAGGACGGATACAGATCCACCAGTGATGTGATCTGCCCTTCCACCTCCACAAACTGCAGGGAATACAAAAAGAGTTCTTAAAAAGATAGCATGATTAACCTTACGCATATTTAGTGCCCATCCTTTTAAAAGCATCACTTGTGTCTCATTTCTGCATCTATTGAATTGGTTAAAGctgattaaatgtatttattccttttttgtacattttcttttatgcAATACacagtatttattttttctttcgATACAATGTACTTTTTTCTTGTTAGCAAATATAACATGTTTGCGCCCCCCCCTGTTTTTAAGTTCCCCTCCGAATTTTCCATCACATTAAACAAACACATATTCGGTAATTCACGTTTTGTTGGTCAAATGTATGTTGGTTTCCTCACCCATGTCAATTAGACACCATTTATTGTTTGCCTACAAATACCTATGGAAAATGATTAGGGCCACATACATTTTTCTTTTGAGATTTGACCAAGTCAAGTCAGAATTATGACTTTAAACtctgaattctgagaaaaagtctgatttctgagattaaagttcATTTATCTCCATATATATTTTGCTAACCTGACTGTCGAGgccaagcagcagcagcataacGAAGAAGAGCACTGCCCACACTGTAGGGAAAGGCATCATTGATACAGCCTTGGGATAGGCTATGAACGCCAGGCCTGGACCTGCAGAGGAGGTGGTTGGGGTGAGAGCAAAGAGAGAGGGATGGGGGGGAGGGAACATTAGTATTACGATAAGCTCATCTGATCTGCCTCTCTGTGGGAAAAAGAAAACCCAAACAAAGGAGATGCAAAACCAGATTTGAATTTATGATCTAACCTGTACTACCATTCTGCATTTACACGGTTATGTGTTATGTTTTGGTATTTAGCGTTAGGTGTTGTGAATAAACAGGTATTAAGAATGTCTTATACACATCTTTACTTACCCGAATCTtccttttttataaatattacGTACAAGATCCCTAACTTTGTGCACTTAACACATTAAACTATGTATTACTATTTACGATGACTTCTTATCATTAAAAACATAAAGTATTATAACAAAGTTAAACAGAACAATTATAAAGAACAGGTCAAgtatagtaagtaaagtaaacTGTTCTGAGAAGTGTGTTACTGCATCGCTGCGGAAATAAATAAGAGAGAAGTTGTGAAggataatataaataatatatacaaGTACATAATGTAGAGGATTGTATACGTGTGTTGAGTTCCCTAAAGGACCAAAGATCCAACATTGCAGGTACTTTATGAAATATTTAACCTACTTGTGCTTGATTCACCTTTCCAGGCAGCTGGAAGACAGTTAACTCCTGGAGAAGGTTAATCAAGGCTTGGCTTTTCTCAAATAATATAATTTTTAAATAACACCTACATCACTGTAGCCATTTTGCATCCCTGACTGAACTAAGAAATAGTGTCTCTATGAGGAATGCAAAACAGCCCAAACAAAACAGCAGCTGATGTTAACTGAGTTGTCAAATAAAAAGCAAAaggcttctttctttttttttttaataccagAGGTCTAAATTGACGTAGATGCTAACTTGGAAACTGTGAAAACAGAAGTTAAAAAACAAGAAAGCAGCCATAACAGCAAAACAGCATCGCAGCTGATAGCATCATACAGTATGTAAGTATGTTCAGCTTTTGTTGCAAATAATGACAAGGCATCCAACCAAACACCGCGTTGACTAACAACTAACAACTTCTATTCCCTGAGATGCTAACAGAACGCTAATCAAGTATATCAAAATcgtaaaataaaatcaccatcaAACAGTGTGATATCATTACTGTACAACTTTACAAAACACAAAATACTACATATTTAAACCTATTTTTCAGAACAGACTTGTTCGTAGTAGCATGATATATGAGTTCTGTATATTTAGTCAGCTGAGTCTCTGAATTGATAACATTCAGATACAAAGTACAAGGGAATCGAGTAATCGCAGTTAAGGCAGACTTACTTGAGATTTCCCTACACTTTCAAATAACTCTATTGTTCAACCTAAAGGACAACATTACCTTTTCATTAACAACTGAGTTCCCTGTTGCTCTGCCTAGTTCCTTTTTATACTTTGCTAACCTGTGAGGCATCAACCCACTCACCAAACACAACGTTGATATTGGATAATTCTGCTAAAATTGGGGCTTTGCCCATCGGTCTGAAAGCCCGTTATTCCAAAACTCAAAAAGTCTGATACATTTCCAATTGGAGCCAAATCCCATTGTTCCAAAGGTCGATTGCTCCAGAATTACTTGTCTAATTAATTGTCTCTGCATAAAACATGTCTATTTATTATGCAGAATGTATTAATCAGACCTGTAATCTTTGCCTTTATTGGTTGGGCTGGTCATGTGTAGGCATTGGCAGGAAACCAGTAAGGCAAATCCAACCAGAGCCAGTAGGGCGAGTCATGCCTCCGCCACAGTAGGAATGCCTGATGACGTCATGGGCATCTGTTTTTTGGATAGAGTGTATTTTTGGAACAATGGGCCTTTGGTTTTTGGGATAATGGGCTGTCGGACAAATGGGCCATCCAAAAAAAAGGCATGGCAAGGCAAATAGGAGACCACAGAATTGTCCAATATTCGTATCGACTGGGTTGGCAGCATAGTCCGTGTTTGGAGTAAGCGGAATGCACTAATCTAAATTTGCACTGTCAACCTAGAGGATCTTGGGGAAATACTTAAAGCCTGGGTTTCACAAAAGCATTTTACAGTAACAACATCATTGCTATGTTATCAGCAAACATGAAAAGTTGCAAATTTGTGTCTCATTTGATTTCAAACAGAATGCCGTATATCTTAAGCATGTAAAGGAAGTGAGTTAAATCAAGAAAAGACGAGATTCAAACTTTCCAAACAAACCCAATAGTTGTTCTAGATAAAAACAGATGTAACTGTTGGTGTACTAACACCTTTCTTAAAGTGTAATCTTAAGTATATATGTTTAAAGCAAGCCaacattcatattttctttgCTTTGGGATGTGAAAAACAAGCATTAATAAAATCCTTAGTCTGATTGTATCAGAAAACCAGGCATGGCTCCTGGCTTGAATTGGGCTAACTTTGTTAAATCACAAAAGATGACATCATGAAAGATTGCCAATTCTAAAAAACCTTTTGTAGAAACAACTTATAACACCATGTGTCAGTCAACCAGATCGGAACCACATCAATGGTCACATCAGTTTGTAACATGAAGGTAGAAAAGGAACCTCTCAGGACCAGAACCCTTGTGCATGTTTAGGCTAGCACACTGGCACAGGATACATTGTATGTCCCCACACCGCTTGTTCTGTGTAAACTCTAGCTTCTTCTGTATGCCTTTTAGGGTTAGgcttaggtctaactcttaatCTTTTTGAAAACTAAATACATTGTCCAACATCTCTCTCTTAGTCCAAATCCATCCAACTTTATTCACTCGAATGATGCGCTAAGAAACCGATCAGATATTTTCTCA from Pseudochaenichthys georgianus chromosome 5, fPseGeo1.2, whole genome shotgun sequence harbors:
- the LOC117446388 gene encoding sodium- and chloride-dependent taurine transporter-like, which translates into the protein MLIVLLIRGVTLPGASAGIKFYLYPDLARLQDPEVWIDAGTQIFFSYAICLGAMTSLGSYNKYKYNCYRDCLLLGALNSGTSFVSGFAIFSVLGFMAQEQGVDIADVAESGPGLAFIAYPKAVSMMPFPTVWAVLFFVMLLLLGLDSQFVEVEGQITSLVDLYPSFLRKGYRREIFIAIICSISYLFGLTMVTKGGMYVFQLFDYYAASGVCLLWVAFFECIAVAWVYGADNYYDALEDMLGYRPNAWMKYSWSYITPILCMGCLIFSLVKYKPLTYNKVYEYPEWAIGIGWGLALTSMICIPMVVVIKILRSDGPLIERIKAVAAPIRGGASSRPADHRGLKELSYPLDPNGNKGLLMKAPTHTIVETMM